The Deltaproteobacteria bacterium genomic sequence TTGTTTTGAACACAAACGGATGGCTTGGAGCATTCTTTATTAATAACCTTCCGGCCGCATGAAAATCCGGCAACTCCTGCAAATCATTGGCTTGCAACACTGGTTTTGTATATACCTCCATTTTATCTGCATCCGTTGAGCCGAGCCGCAGCATTAGAATCGTTCCAACATTACCAAGAACAGAATCAAGAATATTCTGCATACCTTGGTTTTTAGTTAGCTGGGCAAGATTTTGATTTGCAATAGTCATATGTATACCGAATTTTCTTGCTTCCGAGATCAAATATGCAATCGTATCGGTGGTAAAATTCTGAAACTCATCCACATAGAGGAACATTGGCCTTCTTTGCTCAAGGGGAATTGAGACACGTCCCATTGCGGAACTAAATATCTTCCCAATAATTAACATGCCGAGCAATTGGCTATCTAACTCACCAAGGAGACCTTTAGAAAGATTAACGAGCAAGATTTTACCTTTGTCCATAATTTCACGGAAATTGATAGTGCTTTTTGACTGACCTATAATAGGTCGTAATAGTGCATTTGTGGTAAACTGATTAAGCTTACAGGTAACATATGGCGCCATATTATTTAATGATGCCTCGCCATCAGCTTTTTCTGCCTGCCTCTCCCAAAATCCACTAACAATAGGGTTATTGCAGCCTTCTATCAGGAATTCACGATATTCTTTATCCTCAAAGATCAAGGGTATATCCATAAGCGTACGTCCCGGGTATTTGTTATCCATTGCAAGAAATAATGCATTTCTCATATACTGCTCAAATATCGGCCCGCCTGTTCTTGAAAGATCATACAGTCGATCAAAGATCTTGATCATCTCATTCGTTATATAATTTATCTGTACCTGTTTATATTGCTCATCAAATTCGAGGAAGTTAATCCCGACCGAATGATTGAAATCACAGGGGTCCACCAGTACTACATCATCCATTCTCCAACTTGGTATTGATGCCAATATCTGGTGGTAGAGGTCACCGTGCGGATCTACAACAGCCACACCCTCTCCGTTTTCAATATCCTGTACTATCATGTTATAAAAGAGTGTAGATTTCCCAGTTCCTGTAGCACCGACTACATAACAGTGCCTGCTTCTATCCGATCGTGAAAAACGGACGTTCATCTGTTTCAGATCATCTTTTATCTGTCCGAGAATAATACCGTCTTGGGGCAAGTTCATGATACGGTTTTTGTAAATACGGTTAACTCCATAATCTATCAGAGTAGATACATCAGGAAACAGGGGAGGCAATGCAGCACCCATGTTGAGGCAATCCCTGAGATCAAGAGCTTTATCATCTAAAACAGATTGGGGTTCTTCGCTCAATATGATCTCTTTTGCCTGCTTTACTACCTTTACCGAAACCGGACAGTCATGGAAGATTTCATTGCCGACCATCTTTAAGAATGCAACTGATATAGGCTCTTCCGACATAACTTTGCAGTTTATCCTAAAACCGGAAGGATTTTTAAGCCATGATATGAGATTGCGTCTAATGCCATTAATTATTTTGGGGTCGTCAACTCCGGCTTCTGCATCAGGAAGATAATTGATCCTTTTTATTCCACCGTTCTGCAACCATTCGAGAGTAGTTCCTATGTCTTGCAGATCATTGGCGGTAAGAGTAAACGGGTTAATTGAGAATACCAGTCTTATGGGTGCCACATGCCTTAATGCTTCTATAAGCACTGAATTGAAGCTATCGACATATTTGTTTCCTACTGTTGGGACAATGAGAAGATTTGACTTATTTAATCGCTCTTCAGGGGATACAAAACCTGCATGTCTTTGTCTCCGTTTATCTATCGCAACTCCTGACAATGTTATTATACCTTCCCAGTATTTATTGTTCTCTACTTTAGTCAGCTTTTCCGTAGTTTTCACCGGGAGGAAGCTGTATTTCTTTTCTGTACTTTGTAAAAGGAGTTGTGTAGCCTTCCATAACTTCAATGTATCCAGGGCTGCTATCTCAGGGACACTGCAGGTAGAACTCCCTATAATCTTCCATGTGAAGCATTTACCTTTTGTGGTTACATTTTCTGTGCTATATACAAACTCCAATTTATCATTTATCGAAAGGCATGATATTAAGGAATTCTTAAAACGATCATGAGAGAATGCATGTTCCGTATCTTCTACACTATTGTTTTTAACTATCCCCTCCAACTCAAGCTCAAAAAAGGCTTCAAAAGATTTATGTTCCATGTTCTCTATAACATGGATTAAAGGTTGTTCATGGCTTAATGGTTCAATAAATTCTTGCCAGCTTTTTCTGTTTTTATTTTGGTGTTCCTTTTCAGTTGGTATCATTTGACCTCCTTTCTTTTAAAGTAAAATTACGTTCCTTCCTTCTTTCGAAATAGAAAAACCAGATTTTTAATCTGGCCTTCAAGGCTTTTGTATAAATAATTATGAATTGCTACTTATCTGGTTTCCACCTTTGATTCATCCTGTACATTTCATAGCCTATATGTGGAGCCAATGCCCTGCAGCATGCATTTTCTAATACAGCTTGCGTTTCTTTATACTGTGATTCAACCGCTTTTTTCCCACACCCTAAAAGTATATCCTTCGCCCTGTCTACAATACTAAACACCGATTGGCCGTTTAACTTTCCATCCTTTGCCAAGAAACTGATTTCGACAGTCCAGCTCTTTAATCTTTTTCCCCATTCACGCTTGAACTTTTCTGGATTTTCTTGTGCCAGCATCGATAGAAATAATTGTTGCTTGCTTTTTCTCCTTTCCGAAGCTTTACCCATACTCCTCCTTTCATTTAAAAAGATTTGTATTTTGCCTATTCAGACTATAGCCCTTTCGGCTTATTTGATTTTTTATTTTACTTGAAGACGATAAGATAAGGCATTTTGTTGAATGAAAAAGCTGTAGTTCATATAATAAATAAACAGGTTAAGTAGAACTTGCTAACAAAAAAGACTAACCTATTATTTTCGCTGCACTATTTTTATCAAAGACACGATTCCAACTGTAGTTACCTCATACCATTTGACAAATATCTTACCGATGAATTGTATAAATGACCACAAGATATTTGTAATGAGTCCAGCTACTACCTTTTCAGTAATCTTTGTAGAAAAGACAATATCAATACAGATCAAAAGAGCAATAATACTACCAATAAGCAATAAACCTAATTCAAGTATTACTGTTAATACACTCCATACCAATAATTTATTATTTCCAGAATTATGAATTGAGTGAAGAAGAATACTACCATGCTGGATAATTAGAGGAACAACAATAACTCCCACTACTATCACTCCCATTAATTTCAATAGCTTGTTCATAATTTCTAATTTATTGTGAGATTCGCTTGAAAAATATTATCATTGTTTAATAATTGCCCATTTGCCTGATGAATTGTTATTCCGCCATGTCCTACTGATATATCCACCTTCCCCAATCGATTTGCTAATAGATATCTACAAACATCTTTAATATTTCACCCCATTTGTTTTAATTTTATTAGTTATTGAATATTCTCTGCCGGATTTTGTATCTACCAGTATAAGAGAATCTCTATCACCAATGAGTATTACATCAGCTCCAGTTAAATTACCTATAATCTTTGCAAATTGTATTCTATCATTCTGTATTTTACTTTTATCCAAGTCAGAAAGTGAACTCTTTATTAAATTATCATTAACCACACTTATTCTTATCTTTGCTAATTTAGCTTTTAATTTCGCTATCAGCGCAGTCACATCAGATGTTGTTGAAACTGGCGGTAATATAGCAATTCTTTCATAATGTTTTGTAGCAATGATGTTTAATAATCTTTTTGTAATGATATTAATATTCTCATTCATACCTGATACTTGTTTCAGTAATTTTTCGAAAGCTTTACTCATTGCCTCACCAATAACTTTTGAATAACCGTTATTAATGGTATTAATATAGTCTAATAATCCGATACAGTATGCTGGTACACTGCTTGGCTCTGAGGAATCTTGCGAAGTAAAGTCTTCTATAACTTCAGAATTTTCTGGATCTATCACCTGTAATTCATATTCAACTGATGCATCAATAGTAATAGATCCTGTAAGATTTTCATCTTGACTATAATGTGCTGTAACGCTGGAATAAGGAATCAAAATATAATCATAATCGTTTTTGTTTTTAATCTGTGCGATATCTCCGTACATATCAACACTATCAAATAGATTGGACAAATCTTGGGCAAATAGCTCCGCATTGGCAGTACCTACTTTACTGCCAAATGGTATATTCCATTTAATATTACCACCTACTTCATTTGTATTGCAAACAGACTCTGTAACTAATGTATCATTGTAAACAGCATCTTTAAACTTGTTTGTAATAATAAGAGCAATCCTATAAGGAAGCCTTTCATCTAAAGGTATATTCTCTGAAAAAGTAATCTGTGGTATAATTGGTGTAACAGTACATGAAATAGATAAAATATTTAGGAATAATAGTAACAATAAAACTCTTTTTTTAAAAAACAACCTATTAAAACTGTTATGCATAATATTTACAACACTAATCGACACTTTTACTCCTTTTTGCTGAGCATATAATCAAATGTTCTTTTTTCTCCTTTTTTAACATTTAGTATGTCCCATATAGTTTTATATCCTTGCTTCTCGATAATGATACCATGTGATCCATTCTCTAAAGCTACAGTAAGAGGGGTTGTCCCTTTGGCTTTTCGGTCTATCTTGACCAATGCACCTGAGGGTGAGGATTTTATCGTGAAAGAGAGCAATTTTAATTGATTATTTGGCTTTTCTACCAATGAAGTTGACACCTTTGCAGCAAACCAATAACCACTATGACCAGCGGTATCTGTGTAATTCCCCCGTATAGATTTGAAATCTGATGTAATATTTCCATTAAACGTATCTAAATTAAACCAACCTCGGCCTTTTAAACGTTTATAACTTGTACCCCTTAAAATAATCCGACTATTACCCTGTATTTGCCCCTGTAAATTTTCTTTTACACCTTGGTAATATATATCTCCATAAATGTTGTTCTCCTTTCGATTAAGATAAATAACTCCAGGAATATTCCCAACCCTTGTATTCCATTTTCCGGTGAGATCGCTTGCAGTAGCTGGCTGAACATAAGACTGCGTCGTTGTTCCACTTCGGACGGCTGGTTGAACTGTAGAAAATAAGTTTGTTAGATTAGCATCGCTATATGCGGGGAAATACTTGTTTATAATCAAATAATTTAATGATAGATATAAAATAGCGGGAATCGCTATCAACATTGCTATAGTTGGTACGTGATCAAAAGTATCTTGCCTCATTTACCCTCCTTCTGAAAGGTTTCTATTTAAATCCTATCCATTGAATGAATGTTCTACAAACAACATTATTCCTCTCTGTAAATTGTCGCTATTATTATGGAAATATTATCCTCACCGCCATTATCCTTTGCTTTTAACAAAAGCTTATCTATCGGAGTCTCTCCAGTTAAAATCTGTTCTATTTCATCATCCGGTACCATTTTTGTTAAACCATCACTACACACAATTAAAATATCTTCGTTTAATACTTTACCACCAATGGGTGCGAAATCAATAAAGAATTTCTCCCCTCCTCCAAAAGAATTAATAAGAAGACTTGAATCTATAACTTTATTGCCTATGACCTCAGATAATGAGTGATC encodes the following:
- a CDS encoding type IV secretion system DNA-binding domain-containing protein; amino-acid sequence: MIPTEKEHQNKNRKSWQEFIEPLSHEQPLIHVIENMEHKSFEAFFELELEGIVKNNSVEDTEHAFSHDRFKNSLISCLSINDKLEFVYSTENVTTKGKCFTWKIIGSSTCSVPEIAALDTLKLWKATQLLLQSTEKKYSFLPVKTTEKLTKVENNKYWEGIITLSGVAIDKRRQRHAGFVSPEERLNKSNLLIVPTVGNKYVDSFNSVLIEALRHVAPIRLVFSINPFTLTANDLQDIGTTLEWLQNGGIKRINYLPDAEAGVDDPKIINGIRRNLISWLKNPSGFRINCKVMSEEPISVAFLKMVGNEIFHDCPVSVKVVKQAKEIILSEEPQSVLDDKALDLRDCLNMGAALPPLFPDVSTLIDYGVNRIYKNRIMNLPQDGIILGQIKDDLKQMNVRFSRSDRSRHCYVVGATGTGKSTLFYNMIVQDIENGEGVAVVDPHGDLYHQILASIPSWRMDDVVLVDPCDFNHSVGINFLEFDEQYKQVQINYITNEMIKIFDRLYDLSRTGGPIFEQYMRNALFLAMDNKYPGRTLMDIPLIFEDKEYREFLIEGCNNPIVSGFWERQAEKADGEASLNNMAPYVTCKLNQFTTNALLRPIIGQSKSTINFREIMDKGKILLVNLSKGLLGELDSQLLGMLIIGKIFSSAMGRVSIPLEQRRPMFLYVDEFQNFTTDTIAYLISEARKFGIHMTIANQNLAQLTKNQGMQNILDSVLGNVGTILMLRLGSTDADKMEVYTKPVLQANDLQELPDFHAAGRLLIKNAPSHPFVFKTTPMLKVKDTVDVATILNLSRKNYTRQTRFVEKEILEWQTSYKELANKPIKKIIVLTDDMMIKSS
- a CDS encoding PEGA domain-containing protein, producing the protein MRQDTFDHVPTIAMLIAIPAILYLSLNYLIINKYFPAYSDANLTNLFSTVQPAVRSGTTTQSYVQPATASDLTGKWNTRVGNIPGVIYLNRKENNIYGDIYYQGVKENLQGQIQGNSRIILRGTSYKRLKGRGWFNLDTFNGNITSDFKSIRGNYTDTAGHSGYWFAAKVSTSLVEKPNNQLKLLSFTIKSSPSGALVKIDRKAKGTTPLTVALENGSHGIIIEKQGYKTIWDILNVKKGEKRTFDYMLSKKE